One window of Treponema primitia ZAS-1 genomic DNA carries:
- the secD gene encoding protein translocase subunit SecD produces MSKRYRFFIILLTIGVCFVFLFPTIRWYFMIPKEDQALALGSREQIKIYASETAQADLQTLVDAARSGGDVPERLSFLTTLAKKNNRDAKTAVWDARAVLSSFISRQEALDTIETRYRDNIFKLKDLQKSAVQLGLDLSGGLSIVLQADMDALRERLGRELTEADREDAVNRALEVLNSRIDRFGLTEPVIRRQGADQIYVEIPGAADPERINSIIMGRGSLNFHIVDREAASAFNQYYAANPTTTFDSAGNLIDPSVVPADVLIRGVYSKDKYGLDEHNRNAYGTLDYTAIKKEIGLDGNHIKSAVVERNNLDGKPEVTFLLDAEGGEIFYQLTSANVGQPLAIVLDDRVKSQATIQTAIRDQVRLTGFDLDEANTIALTLRTAALPVELEVITQQAIGASLGEDTIRQGLFALLGGLVVVMVFMLVFYKGSGINAVIAQLLNIYLMGSILSAFNFTLTLPSIAGFILTIGMAVDANVIIFERMKEELRLGKGRKAAIDAGFDKAFWAIMDSNITTFIAALFLSQLGSGPIQGFAVSLAIGVFSSVFTALFVSRLIFDFGTDVIGSKTLSVSWARGVK; encoded by the coding sequence ATGAGTAAACGATACCGGTTCTTCATCATCCTTTTAACGATTGGGGTGTGTTTTGTTTTTTTATTTCCCACCATTCGTTGGTATTTTATGATACCCAAGGAAGATCAGGCTCTGGCCCTGGGTTCCCGGGAGCAGATTAAAATATATGCCTCAGAGACGGCCCAGGCAGACCTTCAAACATTGGTAGACGCCGCCCGTTCGGGGGGGGATGTGCCGGAACGGCTGTCTTTCCTCACCACCCTGGCCAAAAAAAATAATCGGGATGCAAAAACCGCCGTATGGGATGCCCGGGCGGTGCTTTCCAGCTTTATCAGCCGTCAGGAAGCCCTGGATACCATAGAGACCCGGTACCGGGACAATATCTTTAAACTAAAGGACCTCCAGAAGAGTGCAGTTCAATTGGGGCTGGATTTGTCCGGAGGCCTGAGTATCGTGTTACAGGCAGACATGGACGCCCTTCGGGAAAGGCTGGGCCGGGAATTGACCGAAGCCGACCGGGAAGATGCGGTAAACCGCGCCTTGGAAGTGCTGAACAGCCGGATTGACCGCTTCGGCCTTACCGAACCGGTGATACGGCGTCAGGGCGCCGACCAGATCTATGTGGAAATCCCCGGCGCCGCTGACCCGGAGCGGATCAATTCTATCATCATGGGCAGGGGGAGCCTTAACTTCCACATTGTGGACCGGGAAGCGGCATCCGCCTTTAACCAATACTACGCGGCTAATCCCACCACTACCTTTGACAGTGCGGGAAACCTTATTGATCCTTCGGTGGTTCCTGCTGACGTGCTTATTCGGGGGGTCTATTCCAAGGACAAGTATGGGCTGGACGAGCATAACAGGAATGCCTATGGCACCCTGGATTATACGGCAATCAAGAAAGAAATAGGTCTGGACGGCAACCATATTAAAAGCGCCGTGGTGGAACGGAACAATCTGGACGGCAAGCCGGAGGTTACCTTCCTCCTGGACGCCGAAGGTGGGGAGATATTCTATCAGCTCACCTCCGCCAATGTGGGGCAGCCCCTGGCTATCGTGTTGGATGACCGGGTTAAATCCCAGGCTACCATTCAGACTGCTATTCGGGATCAGGTGCGCCTGACGGGGTTTGATCTGGACGAGGCGAATACCATAGCGTTAACCCTCAGAACTGCGGCGCTGCCGGTGGAACTTGAAGTAATTACCCAGCAGGCCATAGGGGCCTCCCTGGGGGAAGATACCATACGCCAAGGGCTCTTCGCCCTTCTCGGCGGCTTAGTGGTGGTCATGGTCTTTATGCTGGTATTCTATAAAGGTTCCGGGATAAACGCGGTGATCGCCCAGCTCCTGAACATCTATCTTATGGGGAGTATCCTTTCCGCCTTTAACTTCACCCTGACCCTGCCCAGTATCGCCGGGTTTATTCTTACCATCGGTATGGCGGTGGATGCCAATGTGATCATCTTTGAACGGATGAAGGAAGAATTGAGGCTTGGCAAGGGCCGTAAGGCTGCGATTGACGCGGGCTTTGACAAAGCCTTTTGGGCCATCATGGACTCTAATATCACTACCTTTATTGCTGCCCTGTTCCTTTCCCAGCTTGGTTCCGGCCCCATACAGGGCTTCGCGGTCAGCTTGGCCATCGGGGTGTTTTCATCGGTCTTTACGGCCCTCTTCGTGTCCCGGCTTATCTTTGACTTCGGCACCGATGTGATAGGCAGCAAGACGCTTTCAGTAAGCTGGGCAAGGGGAGTCAAATAA
- the yajC gene encoding preprotein translocase subunit YajC, with product MNSFVFPLLLGAPQGGEGGGPGSMISTFIPFILIIGIFYFLIIRPQNKKQKETQKMLGALKKGDKIVTIGGVHGVIQSVKESSVVLKVDENTKIEFSRSAIATVVEASKAVEKIEDKPADDTEETKN from the coding sequence ATGAATTCATTTGTTTTCCCCCTGCTCCTGGGCGCCCCCCAGGGAGGCGAAGGCGGCGGCCCCGGTTCCATGATCAGTACTTTCATTCCCTTTATCCTGATCATCGGAATTTTCTATTTCCTTATTATTCGTCCCCAGAACAAGAAGCAAAAAGAAACCCAGAAAATGCTGGGCGCCCTTAAAAAGGGTGATAAGATTGTGACTATCGGCGGTGTTCACGGGGTTATCCAGAGTGTTAAAGAAAGCTCGGTGGTACTCAAGGTAGACGAAAATACCAAGATCGAGTTTTCCCGCAGTGCTATTGCTACTGTAGTAGAAGCGAGCAAGGCGGTTGAAAAAATCGAAGATAAGCCGGCTGACGATACGGAAGAGACAAAGAACTAA
- the rd gene encoding rubredoxin, translating into MAQKFVCDTCGYIYDPTEGDDANGIKPGTEFAALPDDWVCPTCGVGKDGFSPQ; encoded by the coding sequence ATGGCTCAGAAATTTGTATGTGATACCTGTGGATATATCTACGATCCCACCGAAGGTGATGATGCCAACGGCATTAAACCTGGCACCGAATTTGCCGCTCTCCCCGACGACTGGGTATGTCCTACTTGTGGGGTCGGGAAAGACGGTTTCTCCCCCCAGTAA
- the rbr gene encoding rubrerythrin, whose amino-acid sequence MPNLKGTKTEKNLLIAFAGESQARNRYTFWASAAKKDGFVQISNIFTETAAQEKEHAERLFKFLEGGDLTIEYSFPAGVIGKTTDNLAAAAAGEDHEWKKMYPEFAKIARAEGFNVIAEIFTNIAVAEKQHAKRFHKLKENVDSGTVFKKEKSISWRCLNCGYIYEGTEAPKACPACAHPRDYFEVLGKNW is encoded by the coding sequence GTGCCAAATCTTAAGGGAACCAAAACTGAAAAAAATTTGCTTATCGCCTTTGCCGGGGAGTCCCAGGCGAGGAACCGGTATACCTTCTGGGCCAGCGCTGCCAAGAAAGATGGGTTTGTCCAGATTTCCAATATTTTCACCGAGACCGCAGCGCAGGAGAAGGAACACGCCGAGCGGCTCTTTAAGTTCCTCGAGGGGGGGGATTTAACCATCGAATATTCCTTCCCCGCGGGGGTAATCGGGAAAACAACCGATAACCTTGCCGCCGCCGCCGCCGGGGAGGATCACGAATGGAAGAAGATGTACCCCGAATTCGCCAAAATCGCCAGGGCGGAGGGTTTCAACGTCATTGCCGAAATTTTTACAAACATCGCGGTGGCGGAAAAACAGCACGCCAAGCGTTTCCATAAGCTTAAGGAAAACGTCGATTCCGGAACGGTCTTCAAAAAGGAAAAGAGCATATCCTGGCGCTGCCTGAACTGCGGGTATATATATGAAGGAACCGAGGCTCCCAAGGCGTGTCCCGCCTGTGCCCATCCCCGGGATTATTTTGAAGTATTAGGGAAAAACTGGTAG
- a CDS encoding tetratricopeptide repeat protein, with amino-acid sequence MLNRVLFYRPLVWLLFSAALMSCGSHASVAETPLSIPRAPVEEPPQVSRTPGGGVADEIRSLVESGLPSSLLKALDLIDSRNLREGDYGRVMAAVSVTLLQRLYPDVRVLLPPVDPPRIHSYTRILQEAERGSYYSPPRNSQDYLELVLPFLAILDERREDRLLDALPDLKRARELNPQGVLAPYFTGLVRERTGQWEKAAEQYTWAYGISEEFYPAALGLARFLNFKGAVQDEIELLSTMVIMYPDNISIKRQMALAYYNNRDWARAEPAIAEVLQRDREPGLPRDGQFILMQAHLLVEQGRFTQAQAPLDLYSIINPNNRLYLFLRARVQAEGYRNRDGALNYLRSLLRVSEDDEEALVYAAQLLMGSTHSEDQAEGRELLTRLLNTQEPSLEVTSLALQDAVHRQAWTDAQPYLDRLLTERHSPQDVLFAYTVERGLGNRRAALAYAQELYDADPSNEEGVIAYISALIDLGRQSEAAALLETRLASLSGGIMKSRYYYLRSRLRSNEELVMNDLRSSLFEDPRNLNALTAMFEIYHRRKDERRAVYYLKQALALAPDNLQLRRYEAELEEH; translated from the coding sequence ATGCTGAATAGGGTGCTTTTTTACCGGCCACTGGTGTGGCTTCTTTTTTCTGCGGCGCTTATGTCCTGTGGAAGCCATGCGTCGGTGGCAGAAACGCCCCTGTCCATCCCTAGGGCTCCCGTTGAGGAGCCTCCCCAGGTATCCAGGACCCCCGGGGGAGGGGTGGCGGATGAAATTCGTTCCCTGGTGGAAAGCGGTCTCCCCTCTTCCCTGCTCAAGGCCCTGGATCTTATCGACAGCCGGAACCTGCGGGAAGGGGATTACGGCAGGGTGATGGCCGCCGTATCGGTAACCCTGCTGCAAAGGCTCTACCCTGATGTGCGGGTCCTCCTGCCCCCTGTGGATCCGCCCCGTATCCACAGTTATACCAGGATCCTACAGGAGGCGGAGCGGGGAAGCTATTATTCCCCCCCGCGGAATTCTCAGGATTATCTTGAATTGGTTCTCCCTTTTCTGGCGATTCTGGATGAAAGACGTGAGGACCGGCTTCTGGACGCCCTGCCGGACCTGAAACGTGCCCGGGAGCTTAATCCCCAGGGGGTACTGGCGCCTTATTTTACCGGCCTTGTCCGAGAGAGGACCGGTCAGTGGGAAAAGGCCGCAGAACAGTACACCTGGGCTTACGGTATATCCGAGGAATTCTACCCCGCCGCGCTTGGACTTGCCCGGTTTTTGAATTTCAAGGGGGCAGTCCAGGATGAAATAGAACTGCTTTCCACCATGGTCATCATGTATCCCGATAATATTTCTATTAAACGGCAGATGGCCCTGGCCTACTACAACAACCGGGATTGGGCCCGGGCGGAACCGGCTATAGCGGAGGTTCTCCAGCGGGACAGGGAACCGGGGCTTCCACGGGATGGGCAGTTTATCCTGATGCAGGCCCATCTCCTGGTGGAGCAAGGCCGGTTCACCCAAGCCCAGGCGCCTCTGGATCTCTATTCCATTATTAATCCTAATAACCGGCTCTACCTCTTTCTCCGTGCCCGGGTTCAGGCCGAAGGATACCGGAACAGAGATGGGGCTTTGAACTATCTGCGCTCCCTGCTCCGTGTTTCTGAAGATGACGAGGAGGCGTTGGTGTATGCGGCGCAGCTCCTTATGGGGTCTACCCATTCCGAGGATCAGGCCGAAGGCCGGGAACTCTTAACACGCCTCTTAAATACCCAGGAACCATCCTTGGAGGTAACATCCCTGGCGCTTCAGGATGCGGTACACCGTCAGGCCTGGACAGACGCCCAGCCCTACCTGGACCGGCTTTTAACGGAACGCCATTCCCCCCAGGATGTCCTCTTCGCCTATACTGTGGAGAGGGGCCTGGGGAACAGGAGAGCCGCCCTCGCCTATGCCCAGGAGCTCTACGATGCGGACCCATCCAACGAAGAGGGGGTCATTGCCTATATTTCCGCCCTGATCGATCTAGGTCGGCAGTCCGAAGCCGCCGCCCTTCTGGAAACCCGTTTAGCCTCCTTGAGCGGGGGCATTATGAAGAGCCGTTACTATTATCTCCGCAGCCGTCTGCGGTCCAACGAAGAATTAGTGATGAACGACCTCCGCTCCAGTCTTTTTGAGGATCCCCGAAACCTCAATGCCCTTACCGCAATGTTCGAAATCTATCATCGCCGCAAAGACGAACGCCGGGCTGTTTACTACCTCAAGCAAGCCCTGGCTTTGGCGCCGGATAATCTCCAGCTTAGGCGCTACGAAGCGGAGCTTGAGGAACACTGA
- a CDS encoding LiaI-LiaF-like domain-containing protein produces MDRLTVRKITARIAFIIGLLLMFFGSAFLLGTLEGTTRFSVLRAFFFVIIGALCAFFAIKLNKRSVYLFFATFFLLIGFFLFLSALRIIPFSFSQGWPLLSIFAGLALLPAGWHRFGAIRTRYVVPAVVFVLLGCILMVFSFRLAPFSFKHFVISWWPLLVVLIGLILVLISLGTKNNSGPPKP; encoded by the coding sequence ATGGATCGATTAACAGTCCGCAAAATCACCGCACGTATTGCCTTTATCATCGGACTCCTCCTTATGTTCTTCGGGAGCGCCTTTTTATTGGGGACCCTGGAGGGTACTACCCGTTTTTCCGTACTAAGGGCTTTCTTCTTTGTCATTATCGGCGCTCTTTGTGCCTTTTTTGCTATAAAATTGAATAAACGATCCGTTTATTTGTTTTTTGCCACCTTTTTTCTGCTGATAGGTTTTTTCCTCTTCCTTTCCGCCCTCCGCATTATCCCCTTTTCTTTTTCCCAGGGATGGCCTCTGCTGTCCATATTTGCCGGGCTTGCTCTTTTACCCGCAGGCTGGCACCGTTTTGGGGCAATACGTACCCGCTATGTGGTTCCCGCGGTGGTATTTGTCCTCCTTGGCTGTATCCTGATGGTTTTTTCATTCCGTCTGGCCCCCTTTTCCTTTAAACACTTCGTAATCAGCTGGTGGCCCCTCCTGGTAGTTCTCATAGGCCTAATCCTGGTTCTCATATCCCTGGGTACAAAAAATAATTCGGGACCTCCAAAGCCGTAA
- a CDS encoding tetratricopeptide repeat protein gives MRINFSRLAVLPRLWRFFFVFLLLGTLMVCATGDSRNINGGVDPYYLTGTKEQQEVFLDLFSLLAREAQSGEEQFSVVREIANEYAQLKEYGRLINFLTSWTYTHPEDPYSAYYLLMTAYAYTQQEAYAMSALYFDLIVKNYPDLTLRGESIHLICLNQLITLTDNPEQRVWYYQELISRFPDKIDPGLTYFMLGQAYERIGEWNRAIQAYTQFLPYYGTVIPGFPEADNYAKHLVDFNNSRKDWTFENLNSLLSAVRSALDNGSSWQLRRYQAKVNFFARSWGQEDRDNSGMAEFNLSDFMMSNQIRYAAELDTNSNANEAYLRTWGWSQYISTWYLYFRKINFPSDPEIHGRWEWAGIYYGEKF, from the coding sequence GTGCGAATTAATTTTTCGCGTTTAGCGGTGCTGCCCCGCCTATGGCGATTTTTCTTTGTGTTTCTTTTGCTTGGCACCCTGATGGTATGCGCCACCGGAGACTCCCGGAATATTAATGGGGGCGTGGATCCTTATTACCTCACCGGGACCAAGGAGCAGCAGGAAGTATTTCTGGATCTCTTCAGCCTATTGGCCAGGGAAGCCCAGAGCGGGGAGGAACAGTTTTCGGTGGTTAGGGAAATTGCCAATGAGTATGCCCAATTGAAGGAATACGGCCGTTTGATCAACTTTCTTACCTCCTGGACCTATACCCACCCGGAAGATCCCTACTCCGCCTATTACCTGCTCATGACCGCTTATGCCTATACCCAGCAGGAAGCCTACGCCATGTCGGCCCTGTACTTTGATCTGATCGTTAAAAATTATCCCGACCTAACCCTCCGGGGCGAATCGATCCACCTCATCTGCCTTAACCAGCTGATCACCCTTACGGATAATCCGGAACAGCGGGTCTGGTACTACCAGGAGCTGATTTCCCGGTTTCCCGATAAGATCGATCCGGGGCTTACCTACTTTATGCTGGGCCAGGCCTATGAACGGATCGGCGAGTGGAACAGGGCTATCCAGGCCTACACGCAGTTCCTGCCATACTATGGAACCGTAATCCCGGGCTTCCCCGAGGCGGACAATTATGCCAAGCATCTGGTGGACTTTAACAATTCCCGTAAAGATTGGACCTTTGAAAACCTCAACTCCCTCCTAAGCGCGGTCCGCAGCGCCCTGGACAACGGGAGCAGCTGGCAGCTGCGGCGCTATCAGGCCAAGGTCAATTTCTTTGCCCGGTCCTGGGGACAGGAAGACCGGGATAATTCGGGGATGGCGGAATTCAACCTTTCGGATTTTATGATGAGCAACCAGATCCGTTACGCCGCGGAGCTGGATACCAATTCTAACGCAAACGAGGCCTACCTCCGTACCTGGGGCTGGTCCCAGTATATTTCCACCTGGTACCTCTATTTCCGAAAGATCAACTTTCCCTCGGACCCGGAAATTCACGGACGATGGGAATGGGCGGGGATCTACTACGGAGAAAAATTCTGA
- a CDS encoding lytic transglycosylase domain-containing protein has translation MGGDLLRRKILTRPVIRGYSLALILMAAVQLGAETPEFEVPSRSQRQVRSAKPERFIRQTHGGQSSEKLPSSIPGLDNPLTQRYIQQYSASGGLAWLRAVMDRGGPYMGFILREVRERNLPPELAYLPVIESGFLATAISRSGAAGLWQFMRNSIGGYGMGITDYADERMDFWKSTQGALKKLEDNYKQLGDWPLALAAYNAGMGGVNRLIQQTGVRDYWTLAERRLLKTETIHYVPKLLAVSYILSNPRQFGFSPPWPEDPQWTRVSLDRSIDLELLAEYAGIDRDMLKKGNPELRYTITPPVKGYQLKVPQADAPAVLAALEREDLSLIRYYFHTIGYGDTISALAQHYRLSVDQILAANPGTEARFLQIGRKLRIPAITNAGPYQRQPAGESGNLVFEGTHLVKRGETLWSIALAYEVDPQVLADVNNMGLNDVLREGRILKTPILK, from the coding sequence ATGGGCGGGGATCTACTACGGAGAAAAATTCTGACCCGCCCTGTGATCCGTGGTTATTCCTTGGCGCTGATCCTGATGGCTGCGGTACAGCTTGGGGCGGAAACCCCGGAGTTTGAAGTCCCATCCCGGTCCCAGCGGCAGGTCCGCAGCGCCAAGCCGGAGCGGTTTATCCGCCAAACCCACGGCGGTCAATCAAGTGAGAAGCTCCCATCCTCCATACCGGGGCTGGATAATCCCCTGACCCAGCGGTATATACAACAATACTCCGCAAGCGGCGGCCTGGCCTGGCTAAGGGCAGTGATGGACCGGGGCGGGCCCTATATGGGTTTCATACTTCGGGAAGTACGGGAGCGAAACCTGCCCCCGGAACTGGCCTACCTGCCGGTAATCGAATCGGGCTTCCTGGCCACCGCGATAAGCCGCTCCGGGGCTGCCGGGCTCTGGCAGTTCATGCGGAACAGCATAGGTGGCTACGGCATGGGGATCACCGACTATGCGGATGAGCGGATGGACTTCTGGAAGTCCACCCAGGGGGCCCTGAAAAAGCTGGAGGACAATTACAAACAGCTGGGAGACTGGCCCCTGGCTTTGGCGGCATACAATGCGGGAATGGGCGGGGTCAACCGTCTGATACAGCAAACCGGCGTCCGGGACTACTGGACCCTGGCGGAACGGCGGCTTCTGAAAACCGAAACCATCCACTATGTTCCCAAACTATTGGCGGTCTCCTATATTTTGTCCAACCCCCGGCAATTCGGCTTTTCTCCGCCCTGGCCGGAGGATCCCCAGTGGACCAGGGTTAGTCTGGACCGTTCGATAGACCTGGAACTGTTGGCGGAATACGCCGGGATAGACCGGGATATGCTTAAAAAAGGAAACCCGGAACTCCGGTATACCATAACCCCGCCGGTAAAGGGCTACCAGCTCAAGGTACCCCAGGCGGATGCCCCGGCGGTACTTGCGGCGCTGGAACGGGAGGATCTATCCCTGATCCGCTACTATTTCCATACCATAGGCTACGGGGATACTATCTCCGCCCTGGCCCAGCATTACCGCCTGAGTGTGGACCAGATCCTGGCCGCCAATCCCGGTACGGAGGCGCGGTTTCTCCAAATCGGCAGGAAACTCCGCATTCCCGCCATTACCAACGCCGGCCCTTATCAGCGGCAGCCTGCGGGGGAAAGCGGGAATCTTGTTTTTGAGGGGACCCACCTGGTTAAGCGGGGAGAAACTCTCTGGTCCATCGCCCTGGCCTACGAAGTGGACCCCCAGGTTTTGGCGGATGTCAACAACATGGGCTTAAATGATGTACTGCGTGAGGGAAGAATCCTGAAAACGCCGATACTTAAATAG
- a CDS encoding polymerase produces the protein MKKRIFFSLLICVSLAAYGQDLGIVGAVEWETMEITASVALNLSSAGIRLPTGRAQAEELLSTEYPRLVRPSILSIPVDSSSTVGDLIDRGEFTLQNVGNIALGARRIPPALSTDMASLTASYTIDLRRIGAALIRHSRPMDIIRPLRPIPAASYTGIIILAGETLPIRGRNAESLVLPCLFPKIWDTDMNLIYERNMMNTDTAQNTSMVRYVTESGVFRPTPSGLSPELTALVGNNPLRIIARGVYGIRPTDPIIDREDALIILSSDENLRLLREGRVALMLNQGVLRNPLAQE, from the coding sequence TTGAAGAAAAGAATTTTCTTTTCACTATTGATATGCGTCTCATTGGCGGCTTACGGACAGGATTTGGGTATTGTGGGGGCGGTGGAATGGGAGACCATGGAGATTACCGCTTCCGTAGCCCTGAATTTAAGTTCCGCGGGGATACGGCTGCCCACCGGAAGAGCCCAGGCGGAGGAGCTGCTCTCCACCGAATATCCCCGGCTGGTAAGGCCCTCCATTTTGTCTATCCCGGTGGATTCCTCCAGTACCGTGGGGGATCTGATTGACCGGGGAGAATTTACCCTTCAGAATGTGGGGAACATCGCCCTTGGCGCCCGCAGGATTCCCCCGGCGCTTTCCACAGACATGGCTTCCCTTACCGCTTCCTATACCATAGATCTAAGGCGCATCGGGGCGGCGCTTATCCGGCACAGCCGCCCTATGGATATCATCCGTCCCCTGCGGCCCATACCCGCCGCGTCCTACACGGGGATCATCATCCTGGCAGGGGAAACCCTGCCCATACGGGGCCGGAACGCCGAGAGCCTGGTACTCCCCTGCTTGTTTCCGAAGATCTGGGATACGGACATGAACCTGATATACGAACGGAACATGATGAACACCGATACTGCGCAGAACACCAGTATGGTCCGCTACGTAACGGAGTCCGGGGTCTTCCGCCCCACCCCCTCGGGACTCAGCCCGGAACTCACCGCCCTGGTGGGGAACAACCCCCTGCGTATCATAGCCCGGGGCGTATACGGCATACGCCCAACGGATCCCATTATCGACCGGGAGGATGCGCTTATCATCCTTTCCTCGGATGAAAACCTCCGGCTCCTGCGTGAAGGCCGGGTCGCCCTTATGCTAAACCAAGGTGTCCTGAGGAATCCGCTGGCGCAGGAATAG
- the hisD gene encoding histidinol dehydrogenase, with product MGIQTIKGAEKKTYKRDQELTKTVMNIIDDVRTHGEAALIAYAEKFDHVKIAGVKVDSSAVTEAYKQVPPETVQHIRFAAGRIRDFAKKQLDCIKPLHYTSDIPGVELGHRLVPVEKCGCYIPSGRYPLPSTALMSVAVAKVAGVKYAAACSPPVAGHGTIHPAVLVAMDIAGADEIFCMGGAQAIAAYAYGAGAVPKMDLIVGPGNRFVTEAKRQVLGDVGIDSLAGPSEVLIIADETANPVHIAIDLLAQAEHDPAAKPILVCTDRGIIEKSLAELERLLKDLPTRDVAIQSWTDNGSVFFADRIDDAVALSNELAPEHVEVQVDPRIERDVADSLLHYGSLFVGHYAPVAFGDFVSGTNHTLPTMSTARYSNGVWVGTFIKVPFHQFVSREGCGRLSVPAMHFAETEGLYAHRDSVRFRVEEGK from the coding sequence ATGGGTATACAAACGATCAAAGGGGCGGAGAAAAAAACCTACAAGCGGGATCAGGAATTAACCAAAACCGTGATGAACATCATTGATGATGTGCGGACCCATGGAGAAGCGGCCCTTATTGCTTATGCGGAAAAATTTGATCATGTCAAAATAGCCGGCGTTAAGGTTGACAGCAGCGCTGTTACGGAAGCCTACAAGCAGGTTCCTCCGGAAACGGTACAGCACATTCGCTTTGCCGCAGGCCGTATCCGCGATTTTGCGAAAAAACAGCTCGATTGTATCAAGCCCCTCCATTATACCAGTGATATTCCCGGGGTTGAACTGGGGCACCGGCTGGTTCCGGTGGAGAAGTGCGGCTGCTATATTCCCAGCGGACGTTACCCCCTGCCGAGTACTGCCCTCATGAGCGTGGCGGTGGCGAAGGTCGCCGGAGTTAAATACGCGGCCGCCTGTTCCCCCCCGGTGGCGGGACACGGTACCATACATCCGGCGGTGCTGGTTGCCATGGATATCGCCGGGGCGGACGAGATTTTCTGTATGGGCGGCGCCCAGGCCATTGCCGCCTATGCCTACGGCGCGGGTGCGGTGCCGAAGATGGACCTCATCGTAGGTCCGGGTAACCGTTTTGTAACCGAGGCCAAACGGCAGGTACTCGGTGATGTGGGCATCGACAGCCTAGCCGGGCCAAGCGAAGTCCTAATCATCGCCGATGAAACCGCTAACCCCGTGCATATCGCCATCGACCTCCTCGCCCAGGCGGAACATGATCCGGCCGCAAAACCCATCCTGGTCTGTACCGATAGGGGTATCATAGAAAAGTCCCTCGCAGAATTGGAGCGTCTCCTCAAGGACCTCCCCACCCGGGATGTGGCCATCCAGTCCTGGACCGATAACGGGTCCGTCTTTTTTGCCGACCGTATTGATGACGCCGTTGCCCTCTCCAACGAGCTTGCACCGGAACATGTTGAAGTACAGGTTGATCCAAGGATTGAACGGGATGTGGCGGATAGCTTGCTGCACTACGGTTCCCTGTTTGTGGGCCACTACGCGCCGGTAGCCTTCGGTGATTTTGTATCCGGTACGAACCATACCCTCCCCACCATGTCCACCGCCCGGTATTCAAACGGCGTTTGGGTGGGAACCTTTATCAAGGTGCCTTTTCACCAATTTGTTTCCCGGGAGGGCTGCGGGAGGCTTTCGGTTCCCGCCATGCATTTCGCCGAAACAGAGGGGCTGTACGCCCACAGGGATTCTGTCCGGTTCCGGGTTGAGGAAGGAAAATGA